Proteins encoded by one window of Ignavibacteriota bacterium:
- a CDS encoding NAD-dependent epimerase/dehydratase family protein, giving the protein MQTILGASGSVGTLLAKELANYTDKVRLVSRNPIKVNGKEELIKADLSSATEVDKAVACSEVVYVTIAFEYKYKVWNEKWLPFIKSVVDSCIKHNAKLVFFDNIYMYDKNYLSDINENSPINPSSRKGLIRMQVADYILNNIETGKLTALIARAPDFIAARNSILIETVYNNLSNGKKARWLGDAVKIHDFIYVPDAAKATAILGNSPDAYNQVWHLPTCNGNLTGKGWIELFANEINVEPKFSTTPAWMLGILGIFIPILSEVKEMMYQMENDYIFNSQKFQKQFNFTPTKPEVAVREIVRMLGK; this is encoded by the coding sequence ATGCAGACAATTTTAGGAGCAAGTGGCAGTGTAGGCACTTTGCTTGCAAAAGAATTAGCAAATTATACCGATAAAGTTCGACTTGTAAGCAGAAATCCAATAAAAGTTAACGGCAAAGAAGAACTTATCAAAGCGGATTTAAGCTCTGCAACTGAAGTTGACAAAGCAGTAGCCTGTAGCGAAGTAGTATATGTTACTATCGCCTTTGAATATAAATATAAAGTATGGAACGAGAAATGGCTGCCTTTTATCAAGTCAGTAGTTGATTCATGCATTAAGCATAATGCAAAACTTGTATTTTTTGACAACATCTATATGTATGACAAAAATTATTTGTCTGATATAAACGAAAATTCCCCGATTAATCCTTCAAGCCGCAAAGGGCTTATAAGGATGCAAGTCGCTGATTATATTTTGAATAATATCGAAACCGGCAAACTGACAGCATTAATAGCAAGAGCACCGGATTTTATTGCAGCAAGAAACAGTATTTTAATCGAAACAGTTTATAATAATTTGAGTAACGGTAAAAAAGCCAGATGGCTGGGAGATGCAGTCAAAATCCACGATTTTATTTATGTTCCAGATGCTGCCAAAGCTACTGCAATCCTTGGAAACTCGCCCGATGCTTATAATCAGGTGTGGCATCTTCCAACCTGTAACGGCAATCTCACCGGTAAGGGTTGGATAGAACTTTTTGCTAATGAAATAAATGTTGAACCGAAATTTTCTACAACTCCTGCCTGGATGCTTGGCATTTTGGGAATATTTATTCCAATATTGTCTGAAGTAAAAGAAATGATGTACCAAATGGAAAATGATTATATTTTCAACAGTCAAAAATTTCAAAAACAATTCAATTTCACACCCACAAAACCGGAAGTAGCAGTCAGAGAGATTGTTCGCATGCTTGGAAAGTAA
- the dnaB gene encoding replicative DNA helicase: MAKKNTSDNVNQNVNTANHGRVPPHSDDAEVAVLGAMMIDRIAVSKSVEILQEDAFYHEKHRLIFRAIVRLFERGGTPDFISVGEELKAIDDNKIVDTIFLSNITLATPTSANVEQHARIVQERYLKRLLISTAGQIIMNAYDDSTDALEEIDIAEKHIFEIAEKRLRKSYVGINRLTRDAYEMILKLSQRDQQGLTGVPTGFKELDHLLGGFQKSDLIIIAARPSMGKTALALSIARSAAVVSGIPVAVFSIEMSAMQLVIRLLSSEARIDQQKLRTGRINQEEDRWIVSGLSRLSNAPIYIDDSPMLTIMELRAKCRRLKAEHQVQLIIVDYLQLITAPKSDSREREISLISASLKQIAKELDVPVLALAQLNRSVESRTDKRPMLSDLRESGSIEQDADVVMFVNRPEVYKQMFYDDEHKTPTEGTAELIVGKQRNGPTGTCRVAFQKNYARFENLAYHYEDNPADKGVVPPPEHLPQYDNYNDDDDAF; encoded by the coding sequence ATGGCAAAGAAAAATACTTCAGACAATGTGAATCAAAATGTAAATACAGCCAATCATGGCAGAGTACCTCCACACAGCGATGATGCTGAAGTCGCAGTACTTGGTGCAATGATGATAGACAGAATTGCAGTTTCAAAATCAGTCGAAATATTGCAGGAAGATGCTTTTTATCATGAGAAGCACAGGCTGATTTTCAGGGCTATAGTTCGACTTTTCGAGCGAGGTGGTACTCCTGATTTTATTTCTGTCGGTGAGGAATTAAAAGCTATTGATGACAATAAAATCGTAGATACTATTTTTCTGTCAAATATAACACTTGCAACTCCAACAAGCGCAAATGTCGAGCAGCATGCAAGAATTGTTCAGGAGAGATATTTGAAACGTCTTCTTATAAGTACAGCCGGTCAGATTATAATGAATGCTTATGATGATTCAACTGACGCTCTTGAAGAAATTGATATTGCCGAAAAGCACATTTTTGAAATTGCGGAGAAACGGTTAAGAAAGAGCTATGTGGGAATTAACCGGCTTACACGAGACGCATACGAAATGATTCTCAAACTTTCTCAAAGAGACCAGCAAGGACTTACAGGTGTGCCTACCGGTTTTAAAGAATTAGACCATTTGCTTGGTGGCTTTCAGAAGTCTGACCTTATTATCATTGCTGCACGTCCGTCAATGGGTAAGACTGCTTTAGCACTATCTATAGCAAGAAGTGCAGCCGTAGTAAGCGGAATTCCTGTGGCTGTTTTCTCCATAGAGATGTCGGCGATGCAGCTTGTTATCAGATTGCTAAGTTCAGAAGCAAGAATAGACCAGCAAAAACTAAGAACCGGCAGGATAAATCAAGAGGAAGACCGCTGGATTGTGTCCGGCTTAAGCAGATTATCAAATGCACCGATTTATATTGATGATAGTCCAATGTTGACTATTATGGAACTTCGAGCAAAATGTCGCCGGCTTAAAGCAGAGCATCAGGTTCAGTTGATTATTGTGGATTATCTTCAGCTGATTACTGCACCAAAATCTGACAGCCGTGAGCGTGAAATTTCGCTTATTTCTGCATCATTAAAACAAATTGCCAAAGAATTGGATGTTCCTGTTCTGGCACTTGCTCAGCTTAATCGCTCAGTGGAAAGCCGTACAGACAAGAGACCAATGCTTTCGGACTTAAGAGAATCAGGTTCGATTGAGCAGGATGCCGATGTTGTTATGTTTGTAAATCGCCCCGAAGTTTATAAGCAGATGTTTTATGATGATGAGCATAAAACTCCAACAGAAGGGACTGCAGAGCTGATTGTCGGAAAACAAAGGAATGGTCCTACAGGAACTTGTCGCGTAGCATTTCAAAAAAATTATGCAAGGTTCGAGAATCTTGCTTATCATTATGAGGATAACCCCGCTGACAAAGGAGTAGTTCCACCTCCTGAACATCTTCCTCAATACGATAATTATAACGATGACGATGATGCTTTCTAA
- a CDS encoding gamma carbonic anhydrase family protein, with amino-acid sequence MKFESGNNASIITHHGVTPTIHPSAFLCEGVKIIGDVEIGENVSVWYNTVIRGDVHYIRIGENSNIQDMCMLHVTNGVWPLIMEKNVSLAHSVSVHGCILREGCLIGIGAAVLDGAEVGEYALVGAGAVVREGFKVPPRTLVAGVPAKVIRELSDKELERVSQTPYNYIKYVKEYREEYKRNHPQ; translated from the coding sequence ATGAAATTTGAATCCGGAAATAATGCAAGTATAATTACGCATCACGGTGTAACTCCAACAATACATCCTTCAGCATTTCTTTGCGAAGGTGTGAAAATAATTGGTGATGTTGAAATAGGTGAAAATGTTTCTGTTTGGTATAATACTGTTATCCGTGGAGATGTACATTATATTCGAATAGGAGAAAACTCCAACATTCAGGACATGTGCATGCTTCATGTAACAAATGGCGTCTGGCCCCTGATAATGGAGAAAAATGTTTCACTCGCTCATTCAGTCAGTGTTCACGGCTGCATTCTGCGTGAAGGATGTTTAATTGGCATAGGTGCTGCTGTTCTCGATGGTGCTGAAGTGGGAGAATATGCTCTTGTAGGTGCCGGTGCTGTAGTACGTGAAGGCTTTAAAGTGCCGCCAAGAACTCTTGTTGCCGGTGTGCCTGCCAAAGTAATTCGCGAGCTTTCAGACAAAGAGCTTGAGAGAGTTTCACAAACTCCATATAATTATATAAAATATGTCAAAGAATACCGCGAAGAGTACAAACGGAATCACCCGCAGTAA
- a CDS encoding signal peptidase II gives MSKDTNKIKYFYISAALLIFFDQATKLYFKGFNFLGITHEGYRYGEQVPVIGDILLWTYIENPGMAFGIEFGWGKIFLSLFSVIAGIALGFLIYKIRNNDKFVLSGFTLIFAGAVGNLIDRVFYGVIFGEAPLFYGKVVDFIQVDIPDIAFLGWTHFPVFNIADSCVTVGVSLLIIFHNRLPEWHDIFPKNTDNEHAVISDDEIISNTEKKSE, from the coding sequence ATGAGCAAAGACACAAATAAAATTAAGTATTTCTATATTTCAGCTGCTTTGTTGATATTTTTTGACCAGGCAACGAAATTATATTTCAAGGGATTTAATTTTTTGGGAATTACACACGAGGGCTACAGATACGGTGAACAAGTACCCGTAATCGGCGATATATTACTTTGGACTTATATAGAAAATCCGGGAATGGCTTTTGGTATTGAATTTGGCTGGGGAAAAATATTTCTGAGTTTATTTTCCGTCATCGCAGGTATTGCTCTTGGCTTTTTGATTTACAAAATCCGCAATAATGACAAATTTGTATTATCAGGTTTTACTTTGATATTTGCCGGGGCTGTGGGTAATCTCATTGACCGCGTATTCTACGGCGTGATATTTGGCGAAGCTCCGCTTTTTTATGGCAAGGTTGTTGATTTTATACAGGTTGATATACCTGATATAGCTTTTTTAGGCTGGACGCATTTTCCGGTATTTAATATCGCTGATTCATGCGTGACAGTTGGTGTTTCACTGCTCATAATATTTCATAACAGATTGCCCGAATGGCACGACATATTTCCAAAGAATACCGATAACGAACATGCTGTAATTTCCGATGATGAAATTATCAGCAACACGGAGAAAAAAAGTGAATGA
- a CDS encoding RluA family pseudouridine synthase: MMKLSATRRKKVNDIEERNNYPEYVEKEFRFKVAKGQSPERIDTYLTKYIYNATRNRVQQAIDDGNVTINGYVVKSSRKVQPNDEILCKIMKAPPIELLPENIPLDIKFEDDYLLVVNKPAGMVTHPGFGHRYGTLVNAVLYHFGLRQPIEIETAEDDDDEADLEEFEDKISEPTEGEIYASESIRPGIVHRLDKDTSGLLVIAKNPAVHANLAAQFAARTTEREYNAIVWGKINEDEGSIEGDIGRSTRNRKNFAVVKKGGKYAKTDFKVIDRFRFATLVKLKLHTGRTHQIRVHLNHINNTVFGDPAYGGDKNLYGGTPEINKIANKCLKMVNRQLLHARTLGFTHPVTKEFMSFDCELPADFVQVIEFIKYNLPE, translated from the coding sequence ATGATGAAATTATCAGCAACACGGAGAAAAAAAGTGAATGACATCGAAGAAAGAAATAATTACCCTGAGTATGTCGAAAAAGAATTTAGATTCAAGGTAGCTAAAGGTCAGTCCCCTGAAAGAATTGACACTTATTTGACAAAATATATTTATAATGCTACACGCAACCGCGTCCAGCAGGCAATTGACGATGGCAATGTTACTATAAACGGGTATGTGGTGAAATCAAGTCGCAAAGTCCAGCCGAATGATGAAATTCTTTGTAAAATAATGAAAGCGCCGCCTATTGAACTCCTGCCTGAAAATATTCCTCTTGACATAAAATTCGAGGATGACTATTTGCTTGTTGTCAATAAACCTGCCGGAATGGTTACTCACCCGGGATTCGGTCACCGTTACGGCACTTTGGTTAATGCTGTATTGTATCACTTTGGACTACGCCAGCCGATAGAAATTGAAACAGCTGAAGACGATGATGATGAAGCAGATTTAGAGGAGTTTGAGGATAAAATAAGCGAGCCGACTGAAGGTGAAATTTATGCTTCAGAATCTATCAGACCAGGAATAGTACATAGGTTGGATAAGGATACTTCCGGACTTCTGGTAATAGCAAAAAATCCTGCTGTTCATGCAAATCTTGCAGCTCAGTTTGCAGCTCGGACGACCGAAAGAGAGTATAACGCCATTGTTTGGGGAAAAATTAATGAAGACGAAGGCTCGATTGAAGGTGATATCGGAAGGTCAACGAGAAACCGCAAAAATTTTGCGGTAGTAAAGAAAGGCGGTAAGTATGCAAAGACTGATTTCAAAGTAATTGATAGATTTCGATTTGCAACTCTTGTAAAACTCAAACTTCATACAGGCAGAACTCATCAAATTCGCGTGCATTTAAATCATATCAACAATACAGTTTTTGGTGATCCGGCTTATGGTGGCGATAAAAATTTGTATGGCGGAACACCCGAAATTAATAAAATTGCAAATAAATGTTTGAAGATGGTAAATCGTCAATTACTTCATGCCAGAACTCTTGGATTTACACATCCTGTTACAAAAGAGTTTATGAGTTTTGATTGTGAATTGCCGGCGGATTTTGTTCAGGTTATTGAATTTATTAAATACAATTTACCGGAATGA
- a CDS encoding nitroreductase family protein codes for MITKLALTEEPIHDLISRRWSLRAFDINKPVAREQIISICEAGRWAPSCFGDEPWRFMVWDIYHDENAYMRAFNCIGEWNQRWVKTAPVIITSFADDRFRLNGEPNRWAQHDTGLATQNILLQAFALGLAAHPLGGFDGDKIKKEFSIDERFTAMACIAIGYQAGSDVLDDDHAKDELKPRLRRQLGTTFFDSYWENGIINANEENK; via the coding sequence ATGATAACGAAATTAGCTTTAACAGAAGAACCTATTCATGATTTGATTTCACGCAGATGGTCGTTGAGAGCTTTTGATATAAATAAACCGGTCGCCCGTGAGCAGATTATATCAATTTGTGAAGCAGGCAGATGGGCACCATCCTGCTTTGGAGATGAACCCTGGAGATTTATGGTTTGGGATATTTACCATGACGAAAATGCATATATGCGTGCTTTTAATTGTATTGGAGAGTGGAATCAAAGATGGGTTAAGACGGCACCTGTAATAATTACATCTTTTGCTGATGACAGGTTTCGTTTGAACGGAGAACCAAATCGTTGGGCTCAGCACGATACAGGGCTTGCCACTCAAAATATACTTCTTCAGGCATTTGCACTTGGACTTGCAGCTCATCCGTTGGGAGGGTTTGATGGAGATAAAATCAAGAAAGAATTTAGTATTGACGAAAGATTCACAGCAATGGCTTGCATAGCAATCGGATATCAGGCAGGCAGCGATGTTTTGGATGATGATCATGCAAAAGATGAGTTGAAACCAAGATTAAGGCGGCAACTTGGTACGACTTTCTTCGATAGTTATTGGGAAAATGGTATTATCAATGCAAATGAAGAGAATAAATAA
- a CDS encoding CIA30 family protein: protein MIVLLIIMLMLINISSNEYLIDFGTEKSGSDWYIINDGVMGGLSLGNFKLAENSMVFSGNISLDNNGGFSALRSPFGKYDLSKFDYLEIKSRSKGQIIAFTLETDNRFFMPYYKFIVSSGTDEFVITKIKLSDFKAYRLARETGDYLSENELQKIIRMGFITSDKKASDFEFEVEYIKFY, encoded by the coding sequence ATGATAGTATTATTAATAATTATGCTTATGTTGATAAATATTTCTTCAAATGAATACCTGATTGATTTTGGCACCGAAAAGTCCGGTAGTGATTGGTATATCATCAATGACGGTGTAATGGGCGGGCTGTCTTTAGGTAATTTCAAGCTCGCAGAAAATTCCATGGTTTTCAGTGGAAATATATCACTTGATAATAATGGTGGATTTTCTGCTTTACGCTCCCCATTTGGAAAATATGACTTATCAAAATTTGATTACTTAGAGATAAAATCCCGCTCAAAAGGGCAAATTATCGCTTTTACTCTTGAGACTGACAATCGCTTTTTTATGCCATATTATAAATTTATTGTTTCAAGTGGCACAGATGAGTTTGTAATTACGAAGATTAAATTAAGTGACTTCAAAGCATATCGACTCGCACGGGAAACAGGTGATTATTTGTCTGAAAATGAACTTCAGAAAATAATCCGTATGGGTTTTATCACTTCCGACAAAAAGGCAAGCGATTTTGAATTTGAAGTTGAGTATATTAAATTTTACTGA
- a CDS encoding STAS domain-containing protein, whose product MNLRIEKQDNITIVNLNEDKFTNMLSANFTDKMQNLIDEGNFNILINLEKVNYMDSSALGSIITTYNSINEAAKSNDTKGSVSICSLNKSVDFLFSMLRINGIINIYQSKEIAIESLSQ is encoded by the coding sequence ATGAATCTTAGGATCGAAAAACAGGATAATATAACAATAGTAAATCTTAATGAAGATAAATTTACTAATATGCTCTCTGCAAATTTCACAGACAAAATGCAGAATCTGATTGACGAAGGCAATTTCAATATTTTAATTAATCTTGAAAAAGTAAATTATATGGATAGCTCTGCACTTGGTTCAATTATAACAACTTACAACAGTATCAACGAAGCCGCAAAATCGAATGACACAAAGGGCTCTGTTTCCATTTGCTCATTAAACAAAAGTGTTGATTTTCTGTTTTCTATGCTTCGCATAAATGGAATTATCAATATCTATCAATCTAAAGAAATTGCGATAGAATCTCTGAGCCAATAA
- the ligA gene encoding NAD-dependent DNA ligase LigA yields the protein MDLFSEIKGRIDELRGLISQYDKAYYQDAESLIPDREYDLLFAELVALEQENPQYKSPDSPTQRVGGKALGKFESVTHQVPMLSLQNTYNRQEVEDFHKRISKEIGSSDIEFCCELKIDGVAVSITYESGILKTGATRGDGYTGDNITQNIKTVRSVPISVKGNSYNLTDFEVRGEAYMNVSDFDEINKERLEAGEKLYANPRNTTAGSLKLLDPQIVSNRKINIFTYYLRTNDVQISKHSQSLDILKDIGFQVNPAYQTAKNIDEIFEFINHWETERHNLPFQTDGIVIKVNSFRMQEELGTVARSPKWAIAYKYETESAETLLKNITLQVGRTGAVTPVAELEPVLLAGSTISRATLHNYDFIKEKDIRIGDTVIIEKGGEVIPKVVSYIPNLRLHNSSPYIFPDKCSCSLESTLVRIEGEANYYCIHPECPWQIRRSIEHFASRDAMDIEGFGEKVVEQFVELGYIRNIADIYKLHEYKDEILALDRWGDKSVSNLLEAIENSKIRPFERVLYGLGIRFIGQGGAKLLARNFKNIEQLRSATKEKLEEIHEVGEKMADSVVSYFADSKNIEIIDRLISYGLNMESVPASEVNQNINITGKTFVFTGELESMSRGEAAKRVEEFGGKEVKSVSKNTDYVVVGTSPGSKYDKALKLGTKILNEEEFLNLLNTTN from the coding sequence ATGGATTTATTCAGTGAGATTAAGGGCAGGATTGACGAGCTAAGAGGCTTAATCAGTCAATATGACAAAGCATATTATCAAGATGCCGAATCACTTATTCCCGATAGGGAGTATGATTTACTATTTGCGGAACTGGTCGCTCTTGAACAGGAAAACCCGCAGTATAAATCTCCGGATTCTCCAACACAAAGGGTTGGCGGTAAAGCACTTGGAAAATTTGAGTCTGTTACTCATCAGGTACCTATGCTTTCACTTCAGAACACATACAATCGCCAGGAAGTAGAGGATTTTCATAAACGAATTTCAAAAGAAATCGGCTCATCAGATATTGAATTTTGTTGTGAATTAAAAATTGACGGTGTTGCTGTCAGCATAACTTACGAAAGTGGCATTTTGAAAACAGGTGCTACACGTGGAGATGGATATACCGGAGATAATATCACTCAAAATATTAAGACTGTTCGCTCAGTTCCGATTTCTGTCAAAGGAAATTCGTATAATCTTACTGATTTTGAAGTTCGTGGCGAAGCATATATGAATGTCTCTGATTTTGATGAAATTAATAAGGAGAGACTGGAAGCAGGTGAGAAATTATATGCAAATCCAAGGAATACGACAGCCGGCTCGCTGAAACTTCTCGACCCGCAAATTGTTTCTAATCGAAAAATCAATATCTTTACATATTATCTCAGAACAAATGATGTTCAGATTTCAAAACATTCCCAGAGCCTGGATATTCTCAAAGATATCGGGTTTCAAGTGAATCCGGCATATCAAACAGCTAAAAATATTGATGAAATTTTCGAATTTATTAATCATTGGGAGACAGAGAGGCATAATCTGCCATTTCAAACTGACGGTATTGTAATTAAAGTAAATTCGTTCAGAATGCAGGAAGAGCTTGGAACAGTTGCCCGCTCACCCAAATGGGCGATTGCTTATAAATATGAAACGGAATCTGCTGAAACACTACTTAAAAACATCACTTTGCAGGTTGGAAGAACCGGAGCTGTAACACCGGTTGCAGAGCTCGAACCTGTACTTCTTGCCGGCTCGACCATTAGCCGTGCAACACTTCACAATTATGATTTTATTAAGGAAAAAGATATTCGTATAGGCGATACGGTCATCATAGAAAAAGGGGGCGAAGTAATTCCAAAAGTCGTTTCTTATATACCGAATTTAAGACTACATAATTCAAGCCCTTATATTTTTCCGGACAAATGCAGCTGCTCTCTTGAAAGCACGCTTGTAAGAATAGAAGGTGAAGCAAATTACTACTGCATTCATCCCGAATGTCCATGGCAAATAAGACGCTCAATAGAGCATTTTGCTTCACGAGATGCTATGGATATTGAAGGATTCGGCGAGAAAGTTGTCGAGCAGTTCGTAGAGCTAGGATATATCAGGAATATTGCTGATATTTATAAACTTCATGAGTACAAAGATGAAATATTGGCACTCGACCGATGGGGCGATAAGTCTGTAAGTAATCTGCTGGAAGCAATTGAAAATTCCAAGATACGCCCATTTGAAAGAGTACTTTATGGGCTTGGAATAAGATTTATCGGACAGGGCGGTGCTAAACTTCTTGCCCGCAATTTCAAAAATATTGAGCAATTGCGTTCTGCTACTAAGGAGAAGCTGGAAGAAATTCACGAAGTTGGCGAAAAAATGGCTGATTCAGTGGTTTCATATTTTGCTGACTCTAAAAACATTGAAATTATAGACAGATTAATTTCTTATGGACTGAATATGGAATCAGTGCCGGCTTCGGAAGTTAATCAAAATATTAATATAACCGGAAAAACCTTTGTCTTCACAGGTGAACTTGAGTCAATGTCAAGAGGTGAAGCCGCAAAGAGGGTAGAGGAATTTGGCGGCAAAGAGGTTAAATCAGTTTCTAAAAATACTGATTATGTAGTTGTAGGTACTTCACCGGGTAGCAAGTACGATAAAGCACTCAAGCTTGGTACAAAAATCCTGAACGAAGAAGAATTTTTGAACTTGCTCAATACTACTAATTGA
- a CDS encoding RNA polymerase sigma factor, translated as MMSLAEMPDNELMKMLAGRKSESEAAFREIYARYSQRIYAYCHRVLDYSEESNDIYQDTFVKFFETYKQNLNVSNIRGMLIRIARNLCLNYKRDSKYSIEFDEMKMPVYDKSFDDDELVDLIAKAVKMLDFEHREAFVLRNYEGMSYQEIGEILGQNVSTIRNRVVRAKEKIKEILQPYLEELE; from the coding sequence ATGATGTCTCTTGCCGAGATGCCTGATAACGAATTAATGAAGATGCTTGCCGGCAGAAAGTCTGAGTCAGAAGCGGCATTCAGAGAGATTTATGCTCGCTACTCTCAGAGAATTTATGCTTACTGCCACAGAGTTTTGGACTATTCTGAGGAATCCAATGATATTTATCAGGATACATTTGTTAAGTTCTTTGAAACTTATAAACAAAATCTAAATGTCAGCAATATCAGAGGTATGCTGATTAGAATTGCAAGAAATTTATGCCTTAACTACAAAAGAGATTCTAAATACAGCATAGAATTTGATGAAATGAAAATGCCGGTTTATGATAAAAGTTTTGACGATGATGAGCTTGTAGATCTGATTGCCAAAGCTGTAAAGATGCTTGATTTCGAGCATCGCGAAGCTTTTGTTCTAAGAAATTACGAAGGTATGTCATATCAGGAAATTGGAGAAATTTTAGGACAGAATGTTTCAACTATACGAAACAGAGTAGTCAGAGCTAAAGAAAAAATTAAAGAGATCCTTCAGCCTTATCTGGAGGAGTTGGAATGA
- a CDS encoding beta-lactamase family protein, with the protein MKKNNQKKIENIINSIVDYKNYHGCAIHIESLDNDIKFNYSAGNLEESKQFYIASINKIMLSAIALKMSLGNLINLDDKIIKYLPNDLTNNLLVIDGKNYTDEITVRHLMSHTSGLPCYLIDKPKGQSSVMESLLSGNDEEWSIDRVVDYAKRIPPKFVPGAPQKASYSDTNFRLLGAILEKASSKSTEELLGELFKLCNMDDTYVITESTANDFAPIYVGNNNISVMNYLISTGQDIVSTAEDLAKFTRKFFDGSIYPESKLNELQNWNNIFFPFKYGTGIQKFYVPLILSLFNKVPDMLGHSGSTGTAAFFVPERNLIITGCTNQAKSPSKLFQMMIKIMNSIK; encoded by the coding sequence ATGAAAAAAAATAACCAAAAAAAAATTGAAAATATAATCAACTCAATTGTAGATTATAAAAATTACCATGGTTGTGCCATTCATATTGAGTCCCTTGATAATGATATTAAGTTTAATTATAGTGCCGGCAATCTTGAGGAATCAAAACAATTTTATATAGCAAGTATTAACAAAATAATGCTTTCTGCAATCGCTTTGAAGATGTCTTTGGGTAATTTAATCAATTTAGATGATAAAATCATAAAATATTTGCCAAATGATTTAACAAATAATTTGTTGGTTATTGATGGTAAAAATTATACTGATGAAATTACAGTCAGGCATCTTATGTCGCATACTTCAGGCTTGCCCTGCTATTTGATTGATAAGCCCAAGGGGCAAAGTTCGGTAATGGAGTCTCTACTATCAGGAAATGATGAAGAATGGAGCATAGATAGAGTCGTTGATTACGCAAAACGAATTCCTCCAAAATTTGTTCCGGGCGCACCCCAAAAAGCATCATATTCGGATACTAATTTTCGACTTTTAGGAGCAATCCTGGAAAAAGCAAGCTCTAAATCCACAGAAGAACTGCTTGGCGAGCTGTTTAAGTTGTGTAATATGGATGATACTTATGTGATTACTGAATCAACAGCCAATGATTTTGCACCGATCTATGTTGGGAATAATAATATTAGTGTGATGAATTATTTAATTTCGACCGGTCAGGATATTGTTTCGACAGCAGAGGATTTAGCAAAATTCACCCGCAAATTCTTCGATGGAAGTATATATCCTGAATCAAAACTAAATGAGTTACAAAATTGGAACAATATTTTCTTTCCGTTTAAGTATGGAACCGGTATCCAAAAGTTCTATGTGCCATTAATACTCTCCCTTTTCAACAAAGTTCCTGATATGCTTGGGCATAGTGGCTCGACAGGAACAGCTGCTTTTTTTGTGCCTGAGAGGAATTTAATAATAACAGGTTGCACAAATCAAGCTAAATCTCCGAGTAAATTATTCCAAATGATGATAAAAATTATGAATTCTATTAAATAG
- a CDS encoding RNA polymerase sigma factor, translating into MKVNYDKYSDSELVSLLGEDRETASEAFKAIYDRYSPVVHSYCIKVLGYEETAEDVFQETFIKFFNNYSRESDRFNIQGYLLTIARNLCLNVKRDKKETVSDDYLDVLYSEEQSYEQKELLGLINRTIELLDEEHREAFVLREYSGLEYSEIAELCKTSVSNAKSRVFRAKQKIKKILEPYLKELSQ; encoded by the coding sequence ATGAAAGTGAACTACGATAAATATTCTGATTCCGAACTTGTATCTTTGCTTGGAGAAGACAGGGAAACTGCATCAGAAGCCTTCAAGGCGATATACGACAGGTATTCGCCGGTAGTTCATTCGTATTGTATCAAAGTTCTTGGTTATGAGGAAACAGCAGAAGATGTTTTTCAGGAGACTTTCATTAAGTTTTTTAACAATTACAGCAGGGAGTCTGACAGATTCAATATACAAGGGTATTTGTTGACAATCGCACGTAATTTATGCCTCAACGTAAAGCGTGATAAAAAAGAAACTGTTTCAGATGATTATCTCGATGTATTATATTCAGAAGAGCAGTCATACGAGCAGAAAGAACTTTTAGGGCTGATTAACCGCACAATTGAACTTCTTGATGAAGAGCACCGCGAAGCTTTTGTTCTTCGTGAGTACAGTGGTCTTGAGTATAGCGAGATAGCTGAATTATGCAAAACATCAGTAAGCAATGCCAAGTCACGTGTATTCAGAGCCAAGCAAAAAATAAAGAAAATATTAGAACCGTATTTAAAAGAATTGAGTCAGTAA